In Methanomassiliicoccales archaeon, the genomic window TTCTCTTGATCCATATGGACAATGTATTCTACGCGATACAGGGGCTCTGCTCTCACAAGAAAGGAGATCTTTCAAAAGGCACTTTGGAGGGATTCATCGTTTGTTGTCCCGTACATGGCTCGGAATTCGACATCAGAACCGGGGAAGTCATGAAGAATGTCAAATTGCCCCTGATAGGAAAGGCGAAGAATCTCCAGGCATATGATGTCTCCTTGGAGAACGGAGATATCTATATCGAGTTTTAAGAAGGATCTCAGGAATTCGACCTGCGTGACTCAAACTCTTCTTCCGAATTCACTAGCCCATGATCCTGCGTTTTCTCATTCCATCTCGATATTTCCTGTAGAGGACCTCGGACATAGCTAATAGGAAACCACCTGAAACGAAGGACAGCATCGTCCATCTGATGTCGAAAAAGAACGCGGAGACTCCACCCCAGAATGAAATCCATGAATCCCTCATTCGCCCGCTTGTCGCTCACCCTAAAGAATCCCCATCCATAAGCCCTTTTTGAGAACGGCCAGAATGGCTGGAGATTCCATATGCACTATCTGTCTTAATCACATGGTAAGCATAGGTTGGTCTTTGTAGAAGCCTTCGCTATTAAGCCAAATGTTCAGTGGTGCGTTACACGGAATATATTACAATATGAGTGATCACGATCGGTCCTAGAAGCGATCGGATCGATTCAGTGTGCTGCAGCCGCTTTCATCTCAGTCTTGCCCTTCCTTCTGGTGAATAACTTACGGATCTCATCCAGAATGAACACGGTGCTGGTGGAGGCGATGATGGTTGCCCAATCTATCGGGCGAAGCTCCACCGTCCCAAGACCAACCTGCAGTATCGGGATGGTGGTAGCCAGATACAGCAGGCAGACGGACGCTCCCATGGCTACGAATAGGTATTTGTTGGTCCTGAACCCCAGAGTGAAGGCAGATCTGTCCCTGGACCTGCAATTGAGACCATTGAACACCTGGAACATCGCCATGGTGACGAAAGCGAAGGTTCGCGCCCTTTGAATATCACCATTCATAATCTCCCTGTCGAAGAAGAAGAGGGTGATCGCAGTCATCAGCACCCCCAGGATGATCACATTTCGGACCATGAGGCGATCGATTATCTTCTCCCGAGGGTCCCTGGGCGGCTGCTCCATGATGTCCGCCTCCTTGGCCTCCAGAACCAGTGTCTTGTCCAGTAATCCGTCGGTGACCAGATTGATCCATAAGATCATGATGGGGGTCAGTATAAGGGGATGATCGGGAAACAGAATCAGCGCACTGAGAATGGTAATGATCTCCGCCGTGTTGGTGGTGATCAGGTACTTGACGACCTTCCTGATGTTCTCGAATACCACCCGCCCCTCCTCCACGGCGTTCACGATGCTTGCGAAGTTATCATCGGTGAGTATCATGTCCGCCACCTCCTTCGTGACATCGGTGCCGGTGATCCCCATCGCGATCGCGATATTGGATGATTTCAGTGCGGGTGCGTCGTTCACACCATCGCCGGTCATGGCCACCACATGGCCTTTGGCCTTGAGAGCGTTGACAATTCTGTTCTTGTGCTCGGGTGAGACCCTGGCAAAGACTGTGGTTCTTTCAATAATATCGAGCTCATCGTCAGTGAGGGAATCGAGCTCTGCACCAGTGACCGCCTCGTCCCCTGGATCCAGAATGCCTATCTCCTTGGCAATCGCCTCTGCGGTATTCTTATGATCTCCGGTAGACATGATGACCCTGATGCCGGCCGTCCTGCAAAGCCTGACCGACTCCCGGGCCTCCCTCCTTGGAGGGTCAATCATTCCGATAAGGCCCAAGAATATCATGTCCCCCTTTCCTTCGTTGATTATGTCCTTGCAATCCTCCAGATCCTTTCTGTCGAGATCTCGATAGGCCACCCCCAGAACCCTCAAGGCGCTGGAGGCCATATCCTGCCCCTTCTCTATCACCTCCTCCTTCATGTCATCGCTGAAATCCTGGATCTGGCCGTTCAAGAGGATGGAAGAGCAAATATCCAGAATCGCCTCAGGGGCCCCCTTGGCAAAGGAGATTATCTCATCAGAGGATTGATGAAAGGTCACCATGAACCGCTTGGCTGGATTGAATGGAATCTCATCGATCCTGTGATAATCTTCCCTGATCTCATCCTGGTGCATGGAGGCCTTCTCGGCGGCCACGATCAAGGCACCCTCTGTTGGGTCCCCTATCACTTCCCATCTGATCTCACCCTCAACCTCATGCTGCCTGAGACGGGCATCGTTGCATAGAACGACCCCCCTGAGCAGCGTGATGAGGGCCGAGTTTCCCTCCACCTCGATCATCTTACCGTTCACCTGAAACGAGCCCTCTGAGGCGAAGCCAACCCCGGTAATCTCTATCTCCTTTCCGTCGGCGAGCACGCGCCTAGCGGTCATCTGATTGGTCGTGAGTGTGCCAGTCTTGTCACTGCATATCGCCGTCACCGAACCTAGGGTCTCCACCGCGTTGAGCCTTCTGATCAGGGCATTTCGACGAACCATTCTGTATGCCCCGATGGACAGGGCGATCGTCATGACCACCAGCAGCCCCTCAGGTATGGCGGAGACGGCAGCGGCAAGGGAGAATGCCAGTATCTCGAAGAATTCAAAGCCACGGAGGAGACCAATGGTGAGCGTCAAAACGCTTGCCAGAACGGCTAATGAACCCAGCTTGATGCTAAGGTCCTTGGTCCTTCTCTGAATGGGGGCTTCGCCCCTCTCGGACTCCCGGATGAGCCCTGCGATCATCCCAATCTCCGTTCTCATTCCAGTGGCGAAGACCACCGCCTTCCCTCTGCCCTGAGTGATGCTGCTGCCCGAGAAAATGATGTTCTTCCGCTCAGCCACCGGAGTGTCCTTGTCAAGTGGCTCTGTTGATTTCCTCACGGTGGTGGACTCACCTGTGAGGAATGCTTCGTCCACCTCCAGGTTCATGGCCTCAAGCAGGCGGCAATCCGCCTGGACCTTGTCCCCCGCCTCAATCAGGATGAGATCTCCCGGGACCAGATTGCTGGCCTTCATCCTGATCTCATGGCACTCCTGATGTGTATCTTCATCACATATCCTTATCACATCCACCTCTTGAGAAACCATGGATCTGAGTGACTCGACTGCCCTCTCCGCCTTGTACTCCTGTACGAAGCCCATGATGGCATTGAAGGCAATGATCACCGCTATG contains:
- a CDS encoding HAD-IC family P-type ATPase, coding for MEEGLTWHDRSVEESLDKLGTSRLGLTNKERERRLKEYGPNELEEKDRVRKIDILLAQLKNPLNLVLVVAAVVSYLGGKTIDTIVIAVIIAFNAIMGFVQEYKAERAVESLRSMVSQEVDVIRICDEDTHQECHEIRMKASNLVPGDLILIEAGDKVQADCRLLEAMNLEVDEAFLTGESTTVRKSTEPLDKDTPVAERKNIIFSGSSITQGRGKAVVFATGMRTEIGMIAGLIRESERGEAPIQRRTKDLSIKLGSLAVLASVLTLTIGLLRGFEFFEILAFSLAAAVSAIPEGLLVVMTIALSIGAYRMVRRNALIRRLNAVETLGSVTAICSDKTGTLTTNQMTARRVLADGKEIEITGVGFASEGSFQVNGKMIEVEGNSALITLLRGVVLCNDARLRQHEVEGEIRWEVIGDPTEGALIVAAEKASMHQDEIREDYHRIDEIPFNPAKRFMVTFHQSSDEIISFAKGAPEAILDICSSILLNGQIQDFSDDMKEEVIEKGQDMASSALRVLGVAYRDLDRKDLEDCKDIINEGKGDMIFLGLIGMIDPPRREARESVRLCRTAGIRVIMSTGDHKNTAEAIAKEIGILDPGDEAVTGAELDSLTDDELDIIERTTVFARVSPEHKNRIVNALKAKGHVVAMTGDGVNDAPALKSSNIAIAMGITGTDVTKEVADMILTDDNFASIVNAVEEGRVVFENIRKVVKYLITTNTAEIITILSALILFPDHPLILTPIMILWINLVTDGLLDKTLVLEAKEADIMEQPPRDPREKIIDRLMVRNVIILGVLMTAITLFFFDREIMNGDIQRARTFAFVTMAMFQVFNGLNCRSRDRSAFTLGFRTNKYLFVAMGASVCLLYLATTIPILQVGLGTVELRPIDWATIIASTSTVFILDEIRKLFTRRKGKTEMKAAAAH
- a CDS encoding Rieske 2Fe-2S domain-containing protein encodes the protein MRRIEVEGHTILLIHMDNVFYAIQGLCSHKKGDLSKGTLEGFIVCCPVHGSEFDIRTGEVMKNVKLPLIGKAKNLQAYDVSLENGDIYIEF